A part of Pseudochaenichthys georgianus chromosome 23, fPseGeo1.2, whole genome shotgun sequence genomic DNA contains:
- the LOC117468280 gene encoding protein bicaudal D homolog 1-like isoform X3: MGRLLELQSALTKSRATSSNVLADNEHLSTLLQELREQSNDVLELQRSRMREEIREYKFREGRLLQDYTELEEENITLQKLVSTLKQNQVEYEGLKHEIKVLEEETEILNSQLQDALRLKDMSDAQLEESLESLKSEREQKKHLRRELVHHLSMCDVAYTGSAHLTFSSAPPSGTATPTTMLSPNAEDPTRCNGHLQGGTAAGTAGSVPRANGDCRVSGWKSEGGVTSDLFNEMNMTEIQKLKQQLVTVERENVSLMTSLQESQSQLQHTQAALTEQHEKSLRLNQRVTVLRRLNRRARLHHEAPACAPSQLHPEALVELDRDEEEAEEEGGTEEDRSETLNKSQVFSYQTPGLEILQCKYRVAVTEVVELKAEVKCLRDRLAQGVEVAAEEKPRRNSLQKLDRQVNTLEKNCREGREKISSLELELQAAQSAASESRGALNAAQDELVILSEELAQLYHHVCLCNNETPNRIVLDYYRQGRGLRGLSATLKAMSADNSKVLLTPRLARRLAAVASSTLTPGESRSPSQSPSKEPLSREGGGEKEKGGLLEPPEQSLPPCTPPTRSPSISASSSSSSSSSPALEPASELRREPMNIYNLNAIIKDQVKHLQRAVDTSLQLSRQRAAARELAPLMDKDKEVCMEEILKLKSLLSTKREQIATLRLVLRANKQTAEGALSNLKSKYEAEKTMVRDTMTRLRNELKALKEDAATFSSLRAMFATRCDEYVTQLDDMQMQLAAAEDEKKTLNSLLRMAIQQKLALTQRLEDLAFDQEQTHQTRGGRLHRIKTSTPKVSPSASSSASNLAQGSTSAMTPVRPSLSNLLSSTSILPDDPTLRLSPSVVSAALASALTSPTSHFHTCSPSSPAGASLVSPLAPESPPCLGAPSFPSPRTPPSTSLKLAHSQWTMGVRTFVVDSHSISVNITPNLSHSPGPSRHITPDSFSSSPSTTTTRPTQPGSGPSSPYRSPILGLRRSTWSPSPRTRPLSSLTRSSVLYAPSSPSPYSSSHSPSPSYSSAYYGSSSSVFTPSRSYLASGTTNSYGHSTSYTPLYPRHYSSYRPRH; encoded by the exons ATGGGCCGCCTCCTGGAGCTCCAGTCGGCTCTGACGAAAAGCCGGGCCACCTCCTCTAACGTTCTGGCTGACAACGAACACCTGAGCACCCTGCTGCAGGAGCTGAGGGAG CAGAGCAATGACGTGTTGGAGCTTCAGCGCAGCCGGATGCGAGAGGAGATCAGGGAGTACAAGTTTCGAGAGGGACGGCTGCTCCAGGACTACACCGAGCTGGAGGAGGAGAACATTACGCTGCAGAAACTGGTGTCGACACTCAAACAGAATCAG GTGGAGTATGAAGGTCTGAAGCATGAGATTAAGGTCCTGGAGGAGGAGACAGAGATCCTAAACAGCCAGTTGCAGGACGCGCTGCGTTTGAAGGACATGTCAGACGCTCAGCTGGAGGAGTCCCTGGAGTCTCTGAAGAGCGAGCGTGAGCAGAAGAAGCACCTGCGCAGGGAGCTGGTACACCACCTCAGCATGTGTGATGTGGCCTACACAGGAAGTGCCCACCTCACGTTCAGCTCCGCCCCGCCCAGTGGAACCGCCACCCCGACGACTATGCTCTCCCCAAACGCAGAAGATCCAACGAG GTGTAATGGCCACCTCCAGGGTGGGACCGCAGCGGGAACAGCAGGGTCGGTGCCCAGAGCTAATGGAGACTGCCGGGTCTCGGGTTGGAAATCTGAGGGTGGGGTGACGTCGGACCTCTTCAACGAGATGAACATGACAGAGATTCAGAAGCTCAAGCAGCAGCTGGTGACG GTTGAACGTGAGAATGTCTCCCTGATGACCAGTCTGCAGGAGTCCCAGAGTCAGCTTCAACACACCCAGGCTGCCCTGACCGAGCAGCATGAGAAGTCCCTCCGCCTGAACCAAAGAGTCACTGTCCTCCGCCGCCTGAATCGCAGGGCCCGCCTACACCATGAAGCCCCTGCTTGTGCCCCCTCTCAGCTCCACCCTGAGGCCCTGGTGGAGCTGGACAGAGATGAAGAGGAGGCTGAAGAGGAAGGAGGGACTGAGGAGGATCGGAGTGAGACACTAAACAAAAGTCAGGTATTTTCTTACCAGACGCCAGGACTGGAGATTCTGCAGTGCAAGTACCGTGTGGCTGTGACAGAGGTGGTGGAGCTCAAGGCGGAGGTGAAATGTCTCCGTGATCGACTGGCTCAGGGTGTGGAAGTGGCAGCGGAGGAGAAGCCAAGGCGAAACAGTCTGCAGAAGCTGGACAGGCAGGTCAACACGTTGGAGAAGAACTGCCGGGAGGGACGTGAGAAG ATTTCCAGCCTGGAGTTGGAGTTGCAGGCAGCTCAGTCAGCAGCCAGCGAGAGTCGGGGTGCGTTGAACGCAGCTCAAGATGAGTTGGTGATTCTCAGTGAGGAGCTCGCCCAGCTCTACCACCACGTCTGTCTGTGCAACAACGAGACGCCCAACCGTATCGTGCTGGACTACTACAG acaAGGCAGAGGGCTCCGGGGCCTCAGTGCCACTCTTAAAGCCATGTCTGCTGACAACAGCAAAGTTCTCCTCACACCACGCCTCGCCAGGCGGCTGGCGGCTGTCGCTTCATCCACCCTGACTCCCGGGGAGTCGCGTAGCCCCTCACAGTCTCCATCCAAGGAGCCTTTATCTAGGGAAGGTGGCGGGGAGAAGGAAAAGGGGGGCCTCCTGGAGCCACCTGAGCAGAGCCTGCCGCCCTGCACACCTCCAACCCGCTCACCTAGCATCAGTGCCTCTTCATCAAGTTCCTCATCATCCTCGCCTGCCCTGGAGCCAGCTAGTGAGCTGCGCAGGGAACCCATGAACATATACAACCTCAACGCCATCATCAAAGACCAG GTGAAGCACCTGCAGCGGGCAGTAGACACGTCTCTGCAGCTGTCCAGACAGAGAGCTGCAGCCAGAGAGCTGGCGCCTCTGATGGACAAGGACAAGGAGGTCTGCATGGAGGAGATCCTGAAGCTCAAGTCTTTGCTCAGCACCAAGAGAGAGCAGATCGCCACCCTCAGACTGGTACTCAGGGCCAACAAACAG ACGGCTGAAGGGGCTCTGTCCAACTTGAAGAGTAAGTATGAGGCGGAGAAAACCATGGTTAGGGACACCATGACGAGGCTGAGGAACGAGCTGAAGGCCTTGAAGGAAGATGCCGCCACTTTCTCATCTCTGCGCGCCATGTTTGCCACCAG GTGCGATGAGTATGTTACCCAGCTGGATGACATGCAGATGCAGCTGGCTGCGGCGGAGGATGAGAAGAAGACTTTGAACTCCCTCCTGCGCATGGCTATCCAGCAGAAACTGGCCCTCACCCAGCGCCTGGAGGATTTGGCTTTCGATCAAGAGCAGACCCACCAAACCCGCGGGGGGCGGCTGCACCGCATCAAGACCAGCACCCCCAAAGTAAGTCCCTCGGCCTCTTCTTCGGCATCCAACCTAGCCCAAGGCTCCACTTCCGCTATGACCCCTGTCAGACCTTCCCTTTCCAACCTTCTTAGCTCTACGTCAATTCTCCCTGATGACCCCACTCTGCGCCTTAGTCCATCTGTGGTCAGTGCGGCACTTGCCTCAGCTCTCACCTCCCCCACATCACATTTTCACACTTGCAGTCCGTCATCACCGGCCGGCGCCTCATTGGTTAGCCCTCTAGCGCCAGAGAGCCCCCCGTGTCTGGGGGCCCCCTCCTTTCCCTCGCCGCGGACCCCGCCCTCAACCTCTCTGAAGCTGGCTCACTCCCAGTGGACCATGGGGGTGCGGACGTTTGTGGTTGACTCCCACAGTATCAGTGTCAACATCACCCCCAATCTGTCCCATAGTCCGGGCCCCTCCAGACACATCACCCCAGACTCTTTTAGCTCTTCCCCATCCACCACAACAACCAGGCCCACCCAACCAGGATCGGGCCCCTCTTCCCCCTACCGCTCGCCTATTTTGGGGCTCAGGCGCTCCACATGGAGCCCCTCACCCCGAACTCGGCCGTTGTCCAGCCTGACGCGCTCTTCTGTCCTCTACGCTCCTTCCTCACCCTCCCCTTACTCTTCCTCTCACTCCCCATCTCCCAGCTATTCCTCTGCCTACTACggctcttcttcttctgttttcACCCCCTCTCGCTCCTACCTCGCCTCTGGCACCACCAACTCCTACGGCCACTCCACCAGCTACACGCCCCTCTACCCAAGACACTACAGTTCTTACCGGCCCCGGCACTAA